One Nostoc punctiforme PCC 73102 DNA window includes the following coding sequences:
- the pdxA gene encoding 4-hydroxythreonine-4-phosphate dehydrogenase PdxA: MYQNNQGDLVNFSKKNRPRLALTLGDPAGIGTEVILKALAKPEISKKYDVTVVGNGDLLAQTYHKLNLIENLAPLANPEELSVCDVQLDGEIKGQIIPGIGNAASGAASFAYMECAIAQTLAGKFDGIVTGPIAKSAWKAAGYNYPGQTELLAHKSGVDRFGMLFVARSPHTNWTLRTLLATTHIPLRQVADTLTPQLLTQKLDLLVECLEKDFGIENGRIAIAGLNPHSGEQGKLGHEEQDWLIPWLEQERQNRPKLQLDGPIPPDTMWVKPGQAWYGNSLVKNPADSYLALYHDQGLIPVKLMAFDRAVNTSIGLPFVRTSPDHGTAFDIAGKGIADATSMKAAIHLAAELVSQKLAKKNYE, from the coding sequence ATGTATCAAAATAATCAAGGTGATTTAGTGAATTTTAGCAAAAAGAATCGCCCACGTTTGGCGCTGACGCTGGGAGATCCGGCAGGTATTGGGACGGAGGTGATTTTAAAAGCTTTAGCAAAACCGGAAATTAGTAAAAAATACGACGTAACAGTGGTGGGTAATGGGGATTTGCTGGCACAGACTTATCACAAATTGAATTTAATCGAGAATTTAGCACCTTTGGCAAATCCAGAAGAGTTGTCTGTCTGTGATGTGCAATTGGATGGAGAAATTAAAGGTCAAATTATTCCAGGAATAGGTAATGCGGCTAGTGGTGCGGCTAGTTTTGCTTATATGGAATGTGCTATCGCACAAACACTCGCTGGTAAATTTGATGGAATAGTCACGGGGCCGATCGCTAAATCTGCTTGGAAAGCCGCAGGGTATAATTATCCAGGGCAAACAGAACTTTTGGCGCACAAGTCAGGTGTTGACCGTTTTGGGATGTTATTTGTGGCGCGATCGCCCCATACTAATTGGACACTCCGCACTTTACTTGCCACCACACATATTCCCCTACGTCAAGTGGCGGATACATTGACACCGCAGTTGTTGACACAGAAATTGGATTTGCTGGTGGAGTGTTTGGAGAAAGATTTTGGGATAGAAAATGGGAGAATTGCGATCGCAGGTTTGAATCCCCACAGTGGCGAACAGGGGAAACTTGGACATGAAGAACAAGATTGGTTAATTCCCTGGTTGGAGCAAGAGCGGCAGAATAGACCAAAATTACAACTAGATGGACCCATACCACCAGATACGATGTGGGTCAAACCTGGTCAAGCTTGGTATGGAAATTCTTTAGTAAAAAATCCTGCTGATAGCTACTTAGCACTTTACCACGACCAAGGCTTAATTCCTGTGAAGTTGATGGCGTTTGATCGAGCAGTTAATACTTCTATAGGTCTTCCTTTCGTTCGAACTTCACCCGATCATGGAACAGCGTTTGATATTGCAGGTAAGGGAATTGCTGATGCTACGAGTATGAAAGCAGCGATACATTTAGCGGCTGAGTTGGTTAGTCAAAAGCTGGCCAAGAAAAATTATGAATGA
- a CDS encoding response regulator transcription factor gives MVMITATTPKILIVDDDFGVRNLVHRFLSRKYQIEAAADGKTALSMFEQFNPALVILDWNLPDVNGYSLCQEMQSRTNVLVLILTSRTDEADKIKILSAGADDFMTKPFSLAEVEVRIEALLRRIRYINPSPTQRIIFKQLVINPEGREVILNDKLLGLTALEFNILHFLASHPNQAWSRPQLIQKIWGCDYVGDGRVVDVHIGQLRKKMEVDPSVPEFIKTVRGYGYKFEAPDENTTS, from the coding sequence ATGGTTATGATTACCGCTACTACTCCTAAAATTCTGATTGTTGATGACGACTTCGGCGTGAGAAATCTCGTTCATCGTTTTTTGAGCCGGAAATATCAAATAGAGGCAGCAGCAGATGGTAAGACTGCCTTATCGATGTTTGAGCAATTCAACCCAGCCTTAGTAATTCTGGATTGGAATTTGCCGGATGTTAATGGTTATAGCCTTTGTCAAGAAATGCAGAGTCGTACTAATGTTTTAGTACTGATACTAACTAGTAGGACTGATGAGGCTGATAAAATTAAAATCTTGAGTGCAGGCGCTGATGATTTCATGACTAAACCATTTAGTCTTGCAGAAGTAGAAGTTAGAATAGAAGCTCTTTTGAGGCGGATACGCTATATCAACCCTTCACCAACACAACGGATAATTTTCAAGCAGCTAGTAATTAACCCAGAGGGACGGGAGGTAATACTAAACGATAAGCTTCTCGGTTTAACAGCACTGGAATTTAATATTTTACATTTTTTGGCAAGTCATCCTAATCAAGCTTGGAGTCGCCCACAGTTAATCCAGAAAATCTGGGGTTGCGACTACGTAGGAGATGGCCGGGTGGTTGATGTACATATTGGTCAGCTTCGCAAGAAGATGGAAGTCGATCCTAGCGTACCAGAGTTTATTAAAACTGTACGCGGCTATGGTTATAAGTTTGAAGCACCTGACGAAAATACTACTTCTTGA
- a CDS encoding ribonuclease H-like domain-containing protein encodes MTLQDFQVSDRDLSDAALGQYLESTAIAVDTETMGLLPQRDRLCLVQLCNLEGKVTVIRIAKGQTEAPNLKKLFEAANVVKVFHFARFDIATLRANLGIQVSPVFCTKIASKLARTYTNRHGLKDVVQELEKVELDKSSQSSDWGNAVSLSEAQLSYAANDVRYLLSVQQKLTEMLKREERWKIAQECFEFLPTIVSLDLLQFKDLFEH; translated from the coding sequence ATGACATTACAAGATTTTCAGGTAAGCGATCGCGATCTCAGTGACGCAGCCCTTGGACAGTATTTAGAATCGACAGCGATCGCAGTTGATACAGAAACGATGGGATTATTGCCACAGCGCGATCGCTTGTGTCTTGTCCAGCTGTGCAACCTAGAAGGGAAAGTCACTGTAATTCGCATAGCCAAAGGACAAACTGAGGCCCCAAATTTAAAAAAACTCTTCGAAGCGGCCAATGTTGTAAAAGTGTTTCACTTTGCTCGCTTTGACATTGCCACTTTGCGGGCCAATCTGGGGATTCAGGTTAGCCCTGTGTTTTGCACCAAAATTGCTAGTAAGTTAGCCCGTACTTACACAAATCGCCACGGACTCAAAGATGTGGTACAAGAGTTAGAAAAAGTAGAACTAGATAAAAGCTCTCAAAGTTCTGATTGGGGCAACGCCGTTAGTTTGTCTGAAGCTCAACTTAGTTATGCTGCCAATGATGTGCGTTACTTACTTAGTGTGCAGCAGAAGTTAACAGAAATGCTCAAACGAGAAGAACGCTGGAAAATTGCTCAAGAGTGTTTTGAATTTTTGCCAACGATAGTTTCTTTAGATTTATTGCAATTTAAGGATTTATTTGAACATTAG
- a CDS encoding CAP domain-containing protein, giving the protein MFRQTAFGIALSALVLASGLTTVPIPNHPSTNTSTRNKLLSLFSSQVAISTPTFKTTELEKSVFEQINRYRASKGLPKLTLNANITRQARIHSQNMAKGKTPFSHRGFEGRVKAIPIRYNSAAENVAFNRGYSNPVEEAVTGWINSPGHLKNLKGNYNLTGIGVATNNQGEVYLTQIFFRTR; this is encoded by the coding sequence ATGTTCCGACAAACTGCTTTTGGCATCGCTTTAAGTGCGCTTGTCCTTGCTAGTGGATTAACGACTGTTCCGATACCAAATCATCCTTCTACGAATACATCCACCCGTAATAAGCTGTTGTCGCTTTTTTCCAGTCAGGTTGCAATATCGACTCCTACTTTTAAAACTACTGAGCTAGAAAAATCAGTTTTTGAGCAAATTAATCGATATCGGGCTTCTAAAGGACTGCCAAAGTTGACCCTAAATGCAAATATTACTCGACAGGCAAGAATTCATAGTCAGAATATGGCTAAGGGTAAAACCCCATTTAGCCATCGGGGATTTGAAGGGCGAGTCAAAGCTATCCCTATTCGCTACAACAGTGCGGCAGAAAATGTTGCTTTTAACCGGGGATATAGCAACCCCGTAGAGGAAGCTGTTACTGGTTGGATCAACAGTCCCGGACATCTAAAGAATCTGAAAGGAAATTACAACCTGACTGGAATTGGTGTTGCTACTAATAATCAAGGCGAAGTCTACCTGACACAAATCTTTTTTCGCACTAGGTAG
- a CDS encoding CAP domain-containing protein has product MIKRTIYGVALGTIVLSSGAIATPVTNSTFTPVSSSISNDAFKIAASSIDTTALEQSVFNQVNSYRTSQGLPRLTRNSAIDNQARIHSQDMASGRVPFGHTGFSQRIKAIGISYASAGENVAYNMGATDPATRAVQGWLKSPGHLANIRGNFNKTGIGVATNSAGKVYFTQIFLR; this is encoded by the coding sequence ATGATTAAAAGAACAATCTACGGCGTTGCTTTAGGCACTATTGTCCTCAGTAGCGGAGCGATCGCTACTCCTGTAACAAATTCAACTTTTACACCAGTGTCTTCATCTATATCAAATGATGCTTTCAAAATTGCAGCATCTAGTATCGACACTACTGCTTTAGAGCAATCGGTTTTCAACCAAGTTAATAGCTACAGAACTTCTCAAGGGCTACCAAGGCTGACTCGTAATTCTGCCATCGATAATCAAGCTAGGATTCATAGTCAGGATATGGCTAGTGGGAGAGTTCCCTTTGGACATACAGGATTTTCACAGCGTATTAAAGCAATCGGTATTTCTTACGCATCTGCTGGTGAAAATGTTGCTTATAACATGGGAGCAACTGACCCTGCGACGAGAGCTGTTCAAGGCTGGCTCAAAAGTCCAGGGCATCTAGCCAACATCAGAGGCAATTTTAATAAGACGGGGATTGGTGTCGCCACCAATAGTGCAGGCAAAGTCTACTTCACACAAATTTTCCTTCGCTGA
- a CDS encoding class I SAM-dependent methyltransferase: MMDRQFQHAMLPQPTHDELARQNFVQSLKTHIFRNISPGNKVVYEKLAKPKFEQEHQRPPQNRHEIREVMQHESYYRWTSALKRIHQEILWDAVNTSVGRQLPELIERAKDRGGELGTLTLDPNFQIPNYQKAVDIHCMPGGYHSEFTGGDVAAGATYDRGAYLYGLGWLGPLNNDMGLSIVQNYLLPEYPDFRPRKILDMGCSVGNSTLPYVDAYPDAEVHAIDVGAPMLRYGHARAEALGKRVHFWQQNAEHTNFPDESFDLVVSHILLHEIPPSAVRKVMQESYRLLAPGGIMLHLEAPLYRHLDVYTQFIFDWETANNNEPFWSAVRDLDLVTLATEAGFAPDKTFEKFVPNGAWKAKVTNGLFQNGNSGSLNTWFVVAATK; this comes from the coding sequence ATGATGGATCGACAATTCCAACACGCTATGCTACCACAACCCACTCATGACGAGTTGGCACGCCAAAACTTTGTGCAAAGTCTGAAAACGCACATTTTCAGGAATATTTCTCCTGGCAATAAAGTAGTTTATGAAAAATTAGCCAAGCCGAAGTTTGAACAGGAACATCAGCGTCCTCCCCAAAATCGTCATGAAATTCGGGAAGTAATGCAGCATGAATCCTACTACCGATGGACTAGTGCCCTCAAGCGCATCCACCAGGAAATATTATGGGATGCTGTAAATACCAGTGTTGGCAGACAACTGCCAGAGTTGATTGAGCGTGCCAAGGATCGAGGTGGTGAACTGGGTACTTTAACCCTCGACCCAAATTTTCAAATACCTAATTATCAAAAAGCTGTAGACATTCACTGTATGCCTGGAGGATATCACAGTGAATTCACTGGTGGTGATGTAGCTGCTGGCGCAACCTACGATCGCGGCGCTTACCTTTATGGTCTGGGTTGGTTGGGGCCGTTGAATAATGATATGGGGCTATCTATAGTCCAAAACTACCTTTTGCCAGAGTATCCAGACTTTCGACCCAGAAAAATTCTTGATATGGGATGTTCTGTTGGTAATAGCACATTACCCTACGTAGATGCTTACCCAGATGCAGAAGTCCATGCCATTGATGTCGGCGCACCCATGTTGCGTTACGGTCATGCAAGAGCCGAAGCTTTAGGCAAACGGGTACACTTCTGGCAGCAAAATGCCGAACATACTAACTTTCCAGATGAATCTTTTGACTTAGTGGTTTCTCATATTTTGCTGCATGAAATTCCCCCGTCAGCCGTCCGTAAAGTCATGCAAGAGTCTTATCGTCTACTGGCTCCCGGTGGAATCATGCTCCATCTGGAAGCACCCTTGTATCGTCATCTAGATGTTTATACCCAGTTCATTTTTGATTGGGAAACCGCTAACAACAATGAACCATTCTGGAGTGCAGTACGCGATCTGGATTTGGTGACGCTAGCTACTGAGGCTGGTTTTGCACCAGATAAGACATTCGAGAAGTTTGTCCCTAATGGGGCATGGAAAGCAAAAGTAACTAATGGTCTTTTTCAAAATGGTAACTCAGGCAGCCTAAACACTTGGTTTGTTGTTGCTGCAACGAAGTAA
- the trpB gene encoding tryptophan synthase subunit beta has translation MTTTPLSPSSTAQVPDALGRFGRFGGKYVPETLMPALAELETAYQQYRNEPGFQAELQQLLRDYVGRATPLYFAERLTAHYARPDRTGPQVYLKREDLNHTGAHKINNALGQVLLAKRMGKQRIIAETGAGQHGVATATVCARFGLECVIYMGVHDMERQSLNVFRMRLMGAEVRPVEAGTGTLKDATSEAIRDWVTNVETTHYILGSVAGPHPYPMMVRDFHAVIGQETRTQAMEKWGTLPDILLACVGGGSNAMGLFYEFINEPSIRFIGIEAAGEGVNTEKHAATLTKGRVGVLHGAMSYLLQDEDGQIIEAHSISAGLDYPGVGPEHSYLKDTGRAEYYSVTDAEAMAAFQRLSKLEGIIPALETAHAIAYLETLCPQLSGSPRIVINCSGRGDKDVQTVAKLLDPA, from the coding sequence GTGACTACCACTCCCCTCTCTCCAAGTTCAACTGCTCAGGTTCCCGATGCGTTAGGTCGCTTTGGACGCTTCGGCGGTAAGTATGTACCTGAAACGCTAATGCCTGCCCTTGCTGAATTAGAAACAGCTTATCAGCAATACCGCAATGAACCTGGTTTTCAAGCAGAATTACAGCAGTTGTTACGAGACTATGTGGGACGCGCCACACCATTGTATTTCGCGGAACGCCTGACTGCTCATTATGCGCGACCCGATCGCACTGGGCCACAAGTTTACTTAAAGCGTGAAGATTTAAATCATACCGGCGCTCACAAAATCAATAATGCCCTTGGTCAGGTTTTGTTAGCGAAACGCATGGGTAAGCAACGGATTATTGCCGAAACTGGTGCTGGACAACATGGAGTTGCTACAGCCACAGTTTGCGCTCGTTTTGGGCTGGAATGCGTAATTTATATGGGCGTTCATGATATGGAACGCCAATCTTTAAATGTTTTCAGAATGCGGTTGATGGGGGCAGAAGTGCGTCCGGTGGAAGCGGGAACTGGAACCCTGAAAGATGCCACTTCTGAAGCAATCCGCGATTGGGTAACAAATGTGGAAACAACTCACTACATCCTTGGTTCAGTAGCAGGTCCCCATCCCTACCCGATGATGGTACGTGATTTCCATGCAGTAATCGGGCAAGAAACTCGCACCCAAGCAATGGAAAAGTGGGGTACACTGCCTGATATTCTCTTGGCTTGTGTAGGTGGTGGTTCCAATGCAATGGGACTATTTTATGAGTTTATTAATGAGCCTTCTATCCGGTTCATTGGAATTGAAGCAGCCGGAGAAGGTGTTAATACCGAAAAACACGCAGCAACCTTGACAAAAGGGCGAGTTGGTGTATTACACGGAGCAATGAGCTATCTATTACAAGATGAGGATGGGCAGATCATTGAGGCGCACTCAATTAGTGCAGGGTTAGATTATCCCGGTGTGGGGCCAGAACATAGCTATTTGAAAGACACCGGTCGCGCTGAATATTATAGTGTGACAGATGCAGAGGCAATGGCAGCATTCCAGCGATTATCGAAATTGGAAGGGATTATCCCAGCATTAGAAACAGCCCATGCGATCGCATATCTCGAAACCTTATGTCCCCAACTAAGCGGCAGTCCCCGAATTGTAATTAACTGCTCTGGACGCGGTGATAAAGATGTACAAACGGTAGCCAAGTTATTAGATCCAGCGTAA
- a CDS encoding translation initiation factor — protein sequence MSSSNSKSSDKSFVYREFGNDNSAATERPIPELPPQQQNLKVQASRKGRKGKTVTVISGFQAKPETLADLVKQLKTQCGTGGTLKDNEIEIQGEHKQKIVEILTKLGYKAKISGG from the coding sequence ATGTCTTCTTCCAATTCTAAATCTTCTGACAAAAGCTTCGTCTACCGCGAATTTGGTAACGACAACTCCGCCGCCACAGAAAGACCAATTCCAGAACTACCCCCACAACAACAAAATCTTAAAGTACAAGCTTCCCGCAAAGGACGCAAAGGCAAAACTGTCACAGTGATTAGCGGTTTTCAAGCTAAACCAGAAACCTTGGCAGATTTAGTGAAGCAGTTGAAAACCCAGTGTGGGACAGGTGGGACACTTAAAGATAACGAAATTGAAATTCAGGGCGAACACAAACAGAAAATTGTCGAGATTTTGACCAAGCTAGGTTATAAAGCCAAAATTAGTGGTGGCTAA
- a CDS encoding YqaE/Pmp3 family membrane protein, giving the protein MDLVRILCAIFVPPLGVFLQVGFGIDFWINIVLTLFGYIPGIIHAVWIIAKK; this is encoded by the coding sequence ATGGATTTAGTTCGGATTTTGTGTGCCATTTTCGTGCCGCCTTTGGGAGTTTTTTTACAAGTAGGTTTTGGTATAGACTTTTGGATTAATATAGTTCTGACGCTTTTTGGTTACATTCCTGGAATTATTCATGCAGTATGGATAATTGCTAAGAAATAA
- a CDS encoding carbonic anhydrase, whose product MKYNSIDELFRNNQAWVAEKLAIDPTYFQELSKGQTPPFLYIGCSDSRLPLTNLTRTEPGELFVHRNIANQVSLTDINFLAVLEYAILHLKVEHIIVCGHYDCGGIKAALEGRTIGILDNWVNPIRELYLHKQEEIDALPTREERLNRLAEINVVAQVKNLYQTSIMRQALYERKAPMVHGWVLDIRTGLIKDLNVSTVQWQLHICPLLLEFRLYAMLKNES is encoded by the coding sequence ATGAAATATAACAGCATTGATGAACTCTTCAGAAATAATCAGGCTTGGGTTGCAGAGAAATTAGCTATAGATCCAACTTACTTTCAAGAATTATCTAAGGGACAAACACCACCTTTTCTATACATCGGGTGTTCTGATAGTCGTTTACCCTTAACAAACCTTACTCGTACAGAACCAGGAGAATTATTTGTTCATCGTAATATTGCGAATCAAGTTTCTCTAACGGATATTAACTTTTTAGCCGTTTTAGAATACGCAATTTTACATCTTAAGGTGGAACATATTATCGTTTGTGGTCACTACGACTGCGGAGGAATTAAAGCTGCTTTAGAAGGGAGAACCATCGGAATACTGGATAACTGGGTAAATCCGATTCGGGAACTGTATTTACACAAACAAGAAGAAATTGATGCCTTACCAACCAGAGAAGAACGTCTGAATCGTTTGGCAGAAATAAATGTAGTGGCGCAAGTGAAAAATCTCTACCAAACTTCTATCATGCGTCAGGCACTTTATGAGCGAAAAGCGCCTATGGTTCATGGTTGGGTACTAGATATACGCACTGGCTTAATCAAAGATTTGAATGTCTCAACTGTGCAATGGCAGTTACACATCTGCCCTTTGCTTCTAGAGTTTAGACTCTATGCGATGTTAAAAAATGAGAGCTAA